The genome window TCTGTCTGACGAGCGAAGATCGGTTCAAGAAGAACTGCAAAGAGCTTATGAGATTTATTGGCTTTTGGTTTTCAAAATGGAAGTTAAAAGTTCTTTAGAAAACCATTTGGCCTTATCACAGAAGAATCTAAACGAAGCCAATCGTCGCATCAACTCAGGCGTTGCGACCAGCACAGATCGCTTAGAATTTCAGATGAAGATGTCTTTGATCCGACAAGAGATTTCCTTGGTTGAGAAAGACATCCGCAATCTTTCAAAAAAACTGGGGATTGCATTAGGGAAGAATGATGCGGTTGTGCCACAAGGTCCTTTCCAACATGTGCATGACTGGGAGATTAACATTCAGCCCCTGAAAGTCGCGGATTTACCCCACGTCAAGAAAGCGCGTACCGAGGTTGAAATTTCAGAAGCACGCAAAAGTCAGTTGAGGTCAGGATATTTACCAGAGCTAGATCTATATGCTGGATATTCAGAGCCCAACCAACGAGAAGAGCGTGACATTCCTTCAGCTTCAGAACGCCGGGAGTCCTACTTCGGCCTGAAGGCGTCTTGGTCTTTAGGTAAAGCCGTTGATGCTGGCGTAGAGCGCGGAAGTCTGCAAAAGGAAACAGCCGCAAAGACGAAAGAGCTTGATTACTTAATTAAACAAACTCAGGCAGATCAAGAGGCCGTTATGGATGGTTTAAAGACCTTGCATTCTTTTGTGCACGACGCCGAAGAAAATATTAAAGCGTCACAGGCTTATCTGGATGCGACTTTAAAAGAATACGCACGGGGAGTTAAAAACTCACCCGATGTGATGGAGGCGACGGAAAAGTATATCGAAGCAAAAAAAAGATATGCTGAAATCAATCGCGACTTCAACACTCTTTATTCGTCTCAGTTAGCTTTGCATACTCAACGATAAAATAAAAGCACAAGGCCTAGAACCTTGTGCTTTTTTAGTGCACCTTCAGTGCAAGTTTACCTAAATGATGCTCACTCAAGGCCTGGTGAGCATCGACGACTTTTTCGAGCGGGAAAATCTGTGACACGTGCACTTCGAATTTTCCTGACTCCGCCATCTTATGAAAGCGTTCTAAGATTTCATGTTCGACATTCCCATCGTAAGTTTTCACTAAAGGGACGGTTTCAGTTGGCAGAGTCACTCCATTGGGGGCCACGACTCTTCCCTGGGGTTTTAGGCATTTAAAAAGTTCTTTGATTTGTTTTCCGCCAGCCGTCAGAAGAATTGCATCAAGGCCGTCTGGAATTTTCTGATTGATCTGTTCAACGAGATCTTCAGAATGCCCGTCTAAAACCACGTCGGGATTTAGTTTACTAACTAGGTTCACGCCGTCTTTTCCCGATGCTACGGCCACGACACGCGCTTTTAAGCGTTTTGCAATTTGCACAGCCAAATGCCCGATGCCGCCACTGGCTCCGAAGATCAAAATGCATTCTCCGGGTTTAAGATTTAAAGTGTCTTCGATTCCGCGCAATGCGGTGATGCCGACGCCGGACATGACAGCGGCTTGTTCTAGAGAAAGATTTTTCGGAACATGAAAAACAAGATCTTCGTCAATGGCGACGTATTCTGCATAAAATCCCCCTTTGGGATTTAGAAAGCCTGAGGCGTAGACTTTGTCGCCAATTTTAAAATTCTTTACGTTTGTGCCCACGGCTTCAATAACACCTGCACCTTCAGAACCTAAAATATAGGGGAAATGCGACTTTTCAGATTTATATTGTTCAAATTCACCATGAAGTTCAGCGGGATCCCAGGGGCCAACACCTGCATATTCGACGCGGATAAGAACTTCGTTAGCATCAAGAGTGGGTAAGGGAAGGTCTTGGGGCTTCAACTCCTCAGATCCTCCGAATTTATTGATAGAGATCGTGTGCATTGTTTGCGGCGAATTCATTTCCTACCTCCCTGATATGTATATCAGTATAGGAACATCTATTCGCGCGGGCGAGCCTCCAAAAGCTCGACGTAAAAAAGCAAATTGGAGTTGGGAGGGATTTTTCCCACGCTACGCTCTCCATATCCTAAGTGTGCAGGAACAAAAAGAGTGCGCTTTCCGCCTTCACGCATACCCATGAGGCCCATGTCCCAACCTTTAATGACGCGTTTAGAACCGATCACAAACTGAAAAGGTCTGCCATGATCATAAGAAGAATCAAACTTCGTACCATCTTCAAGAAACCCTTCATATTGACAGATCAAAAGAGCCCCTTTAACAGCCTCTTTACCAGTACCAACAACTGTGTCCGTAATTTTTAATTCACTAGTGTCCATAGGAAACTGATAGCGACGATCAGGGGTCTAGTCAAGAAAAGGCACGAGGAACTCAATCTGCCGTCGGACAGAGATTTCCACTTGGAAAATACCTTTGTCGAAATTAGGCTTAAAATATGAAGACTTTGATTTTTGTTCTTAGTTTCCTTTTTATTGCGACGTCCTGGGCTGAAGACACTTGCGTCATCCATGAGGCGCAAGATCTCTATAAATACCAAGATCAGATTCTGGCTTTAGCTAAAAAAGCGAAGACACCCGAAGCATTAAAAAATGAAATGCAGAGTCCTCTGCGATGTCTTGTCGAAACATTTAAAGACAGCGACGACATGTTAACTAAATACGTTGCGGGCTCTTGCCTTCAACGTTTGATGGGCGGTCCCGAAATCCAAGGATTCAAAAAAAATAGAGAGCATGACATAGTTTTCCAATCTTTGATCAACCAGCAGTTAGAACAAAGTGATCTTCTCACCAAATCCGAAATTTCGGACTTCGCTCAGGGAAAATGGCAAGAGTATATCGATTTTTGTAAGGGAAGTGTCACCGAGCTTCTTTGCAGCGAACTTTTACCAACCAACGATCGTATTAAAGTGCAAAATGAAATGCTGGGCGCGACTTCTATGTTAGTTCTAAAAAGTGCCTATCATCAGTTTTCCGGAGAAACAAAAAGAAAGATTCACCAGCAGATCACCAAACTTTATCGCGAGACTTCCAAAGAATCTCCGCTAAAAAGACGGGTGATTGAACAAATCTACCGCGAAATAAATAAACCTTCTATCGAGCTTCGGGGCTCTTAAAAGCTCACACACAGTTTCTTTAATCCGCTTTCACAGGTGTATATGGTTCTCCATAGTGACCTCAGACGCTCTTGTGACGGCCCCCCTTTGAATGTTCGATTCTGAGAATGTTCACAACATTGTTAATTTATAAACACGATCGTTGAGAGTCTGGGGCCTCCGCCGATACTTTTAACTGAGGTCGGATTAAGAAACGACTAAAAATAGTCCTGGCGCGCAGATCTTCTCGATTGGTCACCTCTATCGAAGCCCTGCTGCAGTTTTATGGAACGTTAAGGTTGTATTTTTCGCTCGGCCTGCTTGTAGGAGGAACCAGATGAATAAACTAGATTTTAAGGAAGTTCTCGACAGGAATTTTTTAGGAGACTGGGATCTTTTCAAAATTGTTACCGACACATTCTGCGATACGGTCCCTGGTCAACTTGGCGACTTGAAAGCCGCGATAGCTTCCCGACAAAATAAAAGAATCAAAGAAACCGCCCATAAACTTAAAGGATCTGTGGCTCACTTTCACCATCTAGATCCCGTAACAACGGCCAAGAGCATCGAAGAACAGTGGCAAAATCCGAACTACCCCGAGATCGAAGCATCTTTTATACGTCTTAACGGCGAAATATTAACATTGATGGCCGATCTAAAAACGATCTGCTCCGCCAAGTAATCCTAACACATTTGTAAAAGGGAGCTTCTTAGCTCCCTTTGAAGTTTTAACGGCTGTCTCAATTCTGATTCGCGTCCTTAGGTTTTCACATCTTTCATTTAAAAGCTTCTATAATACCGCTCATAATAAATGTTTAACTTTTGATGATAATTCTGATGTTACATCAAGAACGCTTAACAACGTCCCGATCTACTTAGCAGTGCTTTGTATTAAGTTGAACGTAGATGGAAGGGATTCTTATGAAATTCGCACTCAGTTTAAAAGCGAAACTTTTATTGCTCTGTAGCTTCATGGCTTTAATTCCGGTCGCTGTGGGAGGCATCTCTTACTTCGGATCGAACAAAATCAGTAACGACTACGAGGAAGTCTCAAACCGCGTTTTGCCAAATGTGCAACTGTCGAATGAGATGTATTTGAATTTTAGAAATGTGCGTATTGGCCTACGCAGTCTTGGGCTGCCCGGATTGACGAAGGAACAAGCCAAGGAATTTGCCGATCGTGTTGAACAATATATCAGTGATTATGAGGAGCTTCGAAAAGAGTATATCTCGGTGCCCTTTTTGCCTGGCGAAGATGCTTTATGGAGTGAGGTTGATTCCACATGGTCTTCTTTCAAGCTGATTGGCGCCCGAGTTCTCAAGCACTATCAATCAGGAACGCCTGAAGATCTCGCGGCTATGAATAAAATATTTCTTACGGAATGCCCTGATTCTGCGGCGAGATACTCGAAAGCCATTGATGCGTTAGTCGCTTTTCATAAAGCATACGGAGAAGGATCTGTCACTAAGGCGCGAACGACCGCTAAAAACATGGGCTTTTCAATCACCCTCGCCATTGTCTTTGGTGTCGCCATTGGTCTCGGGGTAGGAGCATTTTTCGCATTTAGTTTAAGTAATAGTATTAAGAAAGTTTCTGAAGAACTTGCTTCAGGTGCTCATCAAGTCGAAGATGCTGCTGGTCAGATTTCAAACTCGTCTCAGTCTCTAGCTCAGGCTTCCTCTGAGCAGGCCGCATCATTGGAAGAAACCGTGGCGACTATGGAAGAATTAACCGCCATGGTGAAGATTAACAGCGAAAATTCGAAGCAAGCGGCATCCTTGGCGCTCTCCACGCGTGAGGTTGCGGTAAAGGGTGAAAGCGAAATCCAAACTCTGATTCAAAGTATTCAGGCGATTTCGGCTGACTCTAAAAAAATTGCCGACATTACTTCTGTAATAGATGATATCGCCTTCCAAACGAATCTTCTGGCTCTTAACGCCTCAGTTGAGGCTGCTCGGGCCGGGGAGCAAGGTAAGGGCTTTGCTGTTGTCGCTGAAGCTGTTCGCAATTTAGCTCAGCGAAGTGCCGAATCTGCAAAAAGTATTACATCGTTGATCAACGAGAGCGTTGAAAGAATCGAGCAGGGAAGTTCACAGGCCAATCGCGGTGGTATTGTCCTTACGGAAATCGTGAATGCTGTTAAGAAGGTTGCTGATCTTAATAGTGAGATGGCGACGGCCAGCGAAGAGCAGTCCAATGGCATCACGCAAATCAGTAAAGCCATGAATCAATTAGATCAAACGACGCAAGAAAATGCTTCTATATCTGAAGAAGCCGCGGCAGCCGCGGAAGAACTTTCTGCTCAGTCGCAATCTCTGCTTCGCAATGTGAATGCACTAGAGTCGGTTGTCTCTGGAGAGTTCGCTGAAGAAGCTTCTTCAGCGAAGAGCGGTCGTTCTCAGGTTTTTGGATCCGCAGAAGGTGCTTTTGCTCGAAAAGTTGGCATCTAGAAGAGTTTAGAAAGAATTTTGGAAAAATATTTTTGGCGAGGTTTGAGAGTCTTCTTTTAAACTTCGCCTTATATTCGAGCAAAAAGGCCCCTTTTTAGGTGATTTTTTCAGCAGAGGGGTTGATTTTGCTTAAAAATAGGGCAAGATGTGTCGTATCAATGCCCTCAATATGGGCATT of Bdellovibrio bacteriovorus contains these proteins:
- a CDS encoding TolC family protein, translated to MQFKKYFLILLTLGCKSTAWGAESISFDKIEELIKAKNPVVEAMKEKAEAKKAREGAFGRSFLPDVSAEVSQENFKLGSEVEDTQSSWKVEANLNLFRGGSDLKEEQLRELETKSALSDERRSVQEELQRAYEIYWLLVFKMEVKSSLENHLALSQKNLNEANRRINSGVATSTDRLEFQMKMSLIRQEISLVEKDIRNLSKKLGIALGKNDAVVPQGPFQHVHDWEINIQPLKVADLPHVKKARTEVEISEARKSQLRSGYLPELDLYAGYSEPNQREERDIPSASERRESYFGLKASWSLGKAVDAGVERGSLQKETAAKTKELDYLIKQTQADQEAVMDGLKTLHSFVHDAEENIKASQAYLDATLKEYARGVKNSPDVMEATEKYIEAKKRYAEINRDFNTLYSSQLALHTQR
- a CDS encoding quinone oxidoreductase family protein, giving the protein MNSPQTMHTISINKFGGSEELKPQDLPLPTLDANEVLIRVEYAGVGPWDPAELHGEFEQYKSEKSHFPYILGSEGAGVIEAVGTNVKNFKIGDKVYASGFLNPKGGFYAEYVAIDEDLVFHVPKNLSLEQAAVMSGVGITALRGIEDTLNLKPGECILIFGASGGIGHLAVQIAKRLKARVVAVASGKDGVNLVSKLNPDVVLDGHSEDLVEQINQKIPDGLDAILLTAGGKQIKELFKCLKPQGRVVAPNGVTLPTETVPLVKTYDGNVEHEILERFHKMAESGKFEVHVSQIFPLEKVVDAHQALSEHHLGKLALKVH
- a CDS encoding FKBP-type peptidyl-prolyl cis-trans isomerase; translated protein: MDTSELKITDTVVGTGKEAVKGALLICQYEGFLEDGTKFDSSYDHGRPFQFVIGSKRVIKGWDMGLMGMREGGKRTLFVPAHLGYGERSVGKIPPNSNLLFYVELLEARPRE
- a CDS encoding Hpt domain-containing protein, encoding MNKLDFKEVLDRNFLGDWDLFKIVTDTFCDTVPGQLGDLKAAIASRQNKRIKETAHKLKGSVAHFHHLDPVTTAKSIEEQWQNPNYPEIEASFIRLNGEILTLMADLKTICSAK
- a CDS encoding methyl-accepting chemotaxis protein, encoding MKFALSLKAKLLLLCSFMALIPVAVGGISYFGSNKISNDYEEVSNRVLPNVQLSNEMYLNFRNVRIGLRSLGLPGLTKEQAKEFADRVEQYISDYEELRKEYISVPFLPGEDALWSEVDSTWSSFKLIGARVLKHYQSGTPEDLAAMNKIFLTECPDSAARYSKAIDALVAFHKAYGEGSVTKARTTAKNMGFSITLAIVFGVAIGLGVGAFFAFSLSNSIKKVSEELASGAHQVEDAAGQISNSSQSLAQASSEQAASLEETVATMEELTAMVKINSENSKQAASLALSTREVAVKGESEIQTLIQSIQAISADSKKIADITSVIDDIAFQTNLLALNASVEAARAGEQGKGFAVVAEAVRNLAQRSAESAKSITSLINESVERIEQGSSQANRGGIVLTEIVNAVKKVADLNSEMATASEEQSNGITQISKAMNQLDQTTQENASISEEAAAAAEELSAQSQSLLRNVNALESVVSGEFAEEASSAKSGRSQVFGSAEGAFARKVGI